In Thermoanaerobaculia bacterium, the sequence GCCGCCGGCCCCACCGGTCGGAGAAGTGGCCGAAGAGCAGACCGCCGGCGATCGCCCCGATCATTGAAATCGCCGTCACGACCGCGGTCCACCGGGGATCGTAGTGCCGCTGCTTCTGAAGGAAGGTGGGATAGAGGTCCTGGGTTCCGTGCGAAATGAAGTTCATCATCGCCATGAGCAGCACGAGATATCCGAAGAGCTTTCCGTTCTTCACGACGGCCCGGCGATAGGAGGGCCAGTCGGTGCGCGTGGCGCGCCAGGCCTCCGGCTCGACGACCTTCGCCCGGATGAAGAGCGACAGGAGCGCGGGAACCCCTCCGAGGAAGAAAAGCGCCCGCCACCCGAACCGCGGGAACACCGTCCCGTACGCCACGGCCGCGAGGAGGAACCCGCACGCGTACCCCTCCTGCAGGACGCCGGAGAGGAGACCGCGCCACCGCGCCGGAACGGATTCCATCGCGAGCGACGCCCCGACTCCCCACTCCCCACCCATCCCGATGCCGTAGAGGAGTCGCAGGACGAAGAACACCGTGTACGTCGGCGCGAAACCGGAGAGGACCTCGACGACCGAGTAGAAGACCACGTCGATCATCAACGGGAGCCG encodes:
- a CDS encoding MFS transporter, whose translation is MTTSPAPALSRANARNALIAGFLGWTLDAFDFFVLTFVLAPVAKEFGKSIPAVALTLTASLAMRPLGAVVFGLMADRWGRRLPLMIDVVFYSVVEVLSGFAPTYTVFFVLRLLYGIGMGGEWGVGASLAMESVPARWRGLLSGVLQEGYACGFLLAAVAYGTVFPRFGWRALFFLGGVPALLSLFIRAKVVEPEAWRATRTDWPSYRRAVVKNGKLFGYLVLLMAMMNFISHGTQDLYPTFLQKQRHYDPRWTAVVTAISMIGAIAGGLLFGHFSDRWGRRRAMVAAIGGAIVLIPLWIAAPAPALVLAGAFGMQFMVQGAWGIIPAHINELSPPALRGFFPGFAYQLGVLCASSIGYVEALLAEHLTYSQSMGLLAGTVLFLGAIVVAVGPEAHGISFS